The Chloroflexota bacterium genome has a segment encoding these proteins:
- a CDS encoding nucleotidyltransferase domain-containing protein, whose protein sequence is MPLTREDVVQTIFQHRQEIAELGVAAIGLIGSVARDEAQDCSDLDVVIDLPPEHQTLREYFAIIDYLEAQFGSHVDVLMLDTLRPRFRQAIERDIIWVDLGRAGTQHEDAKPLT, encoded by the coding sequence ATGCCACTTACGAGAGAAGACGTAGTTCAGACTATTTTCCAACACCGCCAGGAAATTGCAGAACTCGGCGTTGCCGCCATTGGGCTGATTGGCTCAGTCGCACGCGATGAAGCCCAAGATTGCAGCGACCTGGACGTCGTTATTGACTTGCCCCCAGAACATCAAACTCTGCGGGAATACTTCGCCATTATCGATTACCTGGAGGCACAGTTCGGCAGCCACGTAGACGTGCTCATGCTCGACACACTGCGGCCAAGGTTTCGCCAAGCCATCGAGAGGGACATAATTTGGGTAGACCTGGGTAGAGCAGGTACCCAGCATGAAGACGCCAAGCCTCTTACATAA
- a CDS encoding PLP-dependent transferase, which translates to MSQFHERYGLTPIINACGKMTHLGAAAVPPEVVSRVAEAMSEFVDMPEFLKVADAAIADATGAEAGTVTHCAAAGITVTCAGAMTGDNLGNVLSLPDTTGMKNEVIIQKGHAVNFGAPITQMIRMTGATVVEFGEVNRALPEHMARAITLNTAAAVFVLSHHTVQHNQLSFAEFVAIADAHGVPVIVDGAAEAFLARELLEQGAAAVVFSDQKHLNGFTAGVVAGSRELIDATARQTMGLGRAMKPTKEGIVSVIATMEWLRTFDRDAYFADMDAKTDPVVAAMADIPGITAISEPDITGNPQARAKIIVDPAVTGTTAEAVCEALKAGTPSIHPRAHHVDEGFFYIDPVELRLSEVPTVIARLQEIFQNARVPVEV; encoded by the coding sequence ATGTCCCAGTTTCATGAGCGCTACGGGCTGACGCCCATTATCAATGCCTGCGGCAAGATGACGCATCTGGGCGCGGCGGCGGTGCCGCCGGAGGTCGTGAGTCGCGTCGCGGAGGCCATGTCGGAGTTCGTAGACATGCCGGAATTCCTGAAGGTGGCGGATGCGGCCATTGCCGACGCCACCGGCGCCGAGGCCGGCACGGTGACCCACTGCGCGGCGGCGGGCATCACCGTGACCTGCGCAGGGGCCATGACCGGCGACAACCTCGGCAACGTGCTCTCCCTGCCCGACACCACCGGCATGAAGAATGAGGTCATTATCCAGAAGGGCCATGCCGTCAATTTCGGCGCGCCGATTACTCAGATGATCCGCATGACCGGCGCGACCGTGGTGGAATTCGGCGAGGTCAACCGGGCCCTGCCCGAGCATATGGCCCGCGCCATTACCCTTAACACGGCGGCAGCAGTCTTTGTGCTCTCCCACCATACCGTGCAACATAACCAGCTTTCGTTCGCGGAGTTCGTGGCGATTGCGGACGCTCACGGCGTGCCCGTAATCGTGGACGGTGCGGCGGAGGCCTTTCTGGCGCGCGAGTTGTTGGAACAGGGCGCGGCTGCGGTGGTTTTCAGCGACCAGAAGCATCTCAACGGCTTTACGGCCGGTGTCGTTGCGGGCAGCCGCGAGCTCATTGACGCCACCGCCCGCCAGACCATGGGCCTGGGCCGCGCCATGAAACCGACGAAAGAAGGCATTGTGAGCGTCATCGCCACCATGGAATGGCTGCGCACGTTCGACCGCGACGCCTATTTCGCGGACATGGACGCAAAAACAGACCCCGTGGTTGCAGCCATGGCGGACATCCCCGGCATCACGGCAATATCTGAGCCGGACATCACCGGCAACCCGCAGGCGCGGGCGAAGATCATCGTCGATCCCGCCGTCACCGGCACGACGGCTGAGGCAGTCTGCGAAGCGTTGAAAGCCGGCACGCCGTCCATCCACCCCCGCGCCCACCACGTAGATGAGGGGTTCTTCTATATAGACCCCGTCGAATTGCGCCTGAGCGAGGTACCGACCGTGATAGCGCGGCTGCAGGAGATCTTTCAAAACGCCAGAGTTCCGGTCGAGGTGTGA
- a CDS encoding Nif3-like dinuclear metal center hexameric protein: MRAFELDVHMRAVGTWVDWSHTVDTFKSGDPGLNVRGIAVAWQSQFSTLKAAHAQGFNFFVTHEPTFYVHRDDDPGAYADTYTEAKGLWLAETGMVVYRCHDVWDVMPTHGIRDSWARGLGLEGPPLTEDERHWYGLYAVPSQTAQALAQSLAARLSAIGQDQVQVVGDLTRTVERLAIGTGAACRVPHMAQLRDKEGNPPDALLVTDDGMSFWRDGSWALDRDLPLLVVNHATAEEWGMRSLAEYLKAHFPGVRVQHFPQGCQYQSIRAEDSQVP, translated from the coding sequence ATGCGCGCGTTTGAACTCGACGTGCACATGCGGGCAGTCGGCACGTGGGTTGATTGGAGCCATACCGTGGATACGTTCAAGTCAGGCGATCCCGGCTTGAACGTGCGCGGCATTGCCGTGGCGTGGCAGAGCCAGTTTTCTACGCTCAAAGCCGCGCACGCGCAGGGATTCAACTTCTTCGTAACCCACGAACCCACCTTCTACGTGCACCGCGATGACGATCCCGGCGCATATGCCGATACCTACACAGAAGCAAAGGGCCTCTGGCTGGCGGAGACCGGCATGGTCGTCTACCGCTGCCATGACGTGTGGGACGTGATGCCGACGCACGGCATCCGCGATAGCTGGGCGCGGGGTCTCGGACTGGAGGGGCCGCCGCTGACCGAGGACGAGCGCCACTGGTATGGGCTCTATGCGGTGCCAAGCCAAACTGCCCAGGCCTTGGCGCAGAGCCTGGCCGCGCGGCTCAGCGCCATTGGACAGGACCAGGTGCAGGTGGTCGGCGACCTCACGCGCACGGTGGAGCGCTTGGCCATCGGCACGGGCGCCGCCTGCCGCGTGCCTCACATGGCGCAACTGCGCGACAAGGAGGGCAACCCGCCCGACGCACTGCTGGTGACCGATGACGGCATGAGCTTCTGGCGAGACGGGAGTTGGGCGCTGGACCGCGACCTGCCCCTGCTGGTCGTAAACCACGCCACCGCCGAGGAGTGGGGCATGCGCTCCCTGGCAGAGTACCTAAAGGCACACTTCCCCGGCGTTCGTGTGCAGCACTTTCCCCAAGGCTGCCAGTATCAAAGCATACGCGCCGAGGATAGCCAAGTGCCATAA